One part of the Lycium ferocissimum isolate CSIRO_LF1 chromosome 8, AGI_CSIRO_Lferr_CH_V1, whole genome shotgun sequence genome encodes these proteins:
- the LOC132066836 gene encoding protein FLOWERING LOCUS T-like, translating into MSRVDPLIVGRVIGDVLDPFTRSVDLRVVYNNREVTNACALKPSQVVMQPRVQIGGDDLRHFYTLIMVDPDAPSPSNPNLREYLHWLVTDIPATTDTSFGTEVVCYESPTPSMGIHRFVFVLFRQLGRETVYAPGWRQNFNTRDFAELYNLGLPVASIYFNCHRESGTGGRRA; encoded by the exons atGTCAAGAGTAGATCCATTGATAGTTGGTCGTGTGATAGGAGATGTTTTAGATCCATTCACAAGGTCTGTTGATCTTAGAGTGGTTTATAATAATAGAGAAGTGACCAATGCATGTGCGTTGAAACCTTCTCAAGTTGTTATGCAACCTAGGGTTCAAATTGGAGGGGATGATCTTCGCCACTTTTACACTCTG ATTATGGTGGATCCTGATGCTCCAAGCCCAAGCAACCCTAACTTGAGGGAGTATCTGCACTG GCTGGTCACAGACATCCCAGCAACTACAGATACAAGCTTTG GTACTGAAGTTGTATGCTACGAGAGTCCAACACCTTCAATGGGAATTCATCGATTTGTTTTCGTGCTGTTTCGACAATTGGGACGTGAAACTGTGTATGCCCCAGGTTGGCGTCAGAATTTCAACACAAGAGACTTTGCTGAGCTTTACAATCTTGGTTTGCCTGTTGCATCAATTTACTTCAATTGCCATAGGGAGAGTGGTACTGGTGGCCGCCGAGCATAA